The proteins below come from a single Tissierella sp. MB52-C2 genomic window:
- a CDS encoding VOC family protein, with translation MKAIDHLNRYVSNVDKFIDFYIDVLGYELIDKGIKGNGKNYGILKGDGHELFISEKDNFILDKDQNFRHIGYSIENVDELLEKLKLKGYIEKDQEIIVKPFSRQFYIKDPDGFEIDLIQWTDKNKFYNHLKDKNIK, from the coding sequence ATGAAAGCTATAGATCATTTAAATAGATATGTTTCAAATGTAGACAAGTTTATCGATTTTTATATAGATGTTCTTGGCTACGAATTAATTGATAAAGGTATAAAAGGAAATGGGAAAAACTATGGAATTCTTAAGGGTGATGGACATGAATTGTTTATTTCTGAAAAAGATAATTTTATATTAGATAAAGACCAAAATTTTAGACATATAGGATATTCTATTGAAAATGTAGATGAACTTCTTGAAAAGCTAAAGTTAAAAGGGTATATAGAAAAAGATCAAGAGATTATAGTTAAACCATTTTCGAGACAATTTTATATAAAAGATCCAGATGGTTTTGAGATAGACTTAATTCAATGGACAGATAAGAATAAATTTTATAATCACTTAAAAGATAAAAATATAAAATAA
- a CDS encoding phosphoribosylformylglycinamidine synthase, with translation MDFKRIFIEKNEGFNTEGQLLLKDFRDYLGIENLSKVRTVNVYDLINVTEEEKELIVKEILFEEILDNKYENNLPIKDSERLFRVEYLKGQYNQREDSTNQMIRILTQNENIIVQNSKIVILENITEEELNKIKKYYINPIEMKEVAIDSFTFEKEDEATEEIEIIDGFINMTENELISFKSKYGIGMDIEDILFCQKYFKDEDRNPTITELKLIDTYWSDHCRHTTFMTEITDISMDEGKYKEVFQNALDEYIKSREFVYENKERPVCLMDLATINMKETKKKGLLNDKEESDEVNAASIEIDVDVNGTNERWLLMFKNETHNHPTEMEPFGGASTCLGGAIRDPLSGRAYVYQAMRITGAADPRQKYEDTLPGKLPQRKITQTAKAGYSSYGYQIGAATGYVKEIYDKGYMAKRMELGALVAAAPKDAVYRGNSEPGDLIVLVGGKTGRDGLGGAVGSSKEHTEESLHTSGAEVQKGNPAVERKIVRLFRNEEVSKMIKKCNDFGAGGVSVAIGELADGLFIELDKVPLKYPGLDGTEIALSESQERMAVVIAPEDLERFMSFVEAEDSEGTVVAKVTEEKTLKMVWRGKTIVNIKRSFLDTNGIRKKNKVNIEQPIKELYLDKIPSYVEGKDIRDAFIENIKDLNICSQKGLIEGFDHTVGSSTVLMPLGGKYGLTPTEGMVAKIPVLEGETNTCSLMSYGYEPKLSKWSPFHGGYYAVIESVAKIVAMGGDYKKIRLTFQEYFERIGDDPTKWGKPFSALLGAFLVQKELDTPSIGGKDSMSGTFEDIHVPPTLVSFAVATDKVENIISPEFKKTDSTVALIKLDIDEDGMIDFNQLKSNYSLIKELIDKGEIISASTVKFGGVARSIAEMAMGNKIGFRLNEISKEDLFKPLYGSIVVELKDEAALGNINYRVLGTTIEAEHIEIDKEIIQLDFLIKSFEEPLEEVFPLYRDKDNEEDIKFEKGEIVRKASIAKPRVLIPIFTGTHGEYTMARCFEEAGGEVDAFVFKTLSLTDMEESYKELARKIKDYQIIGLPNGSLLGDEPETGGKLMKLILSNSYVMEEINNHLYKRDGLILGVGAGFLGLMKLGLMAPSTSITYNKNGQFISKLANIKVSSNLSPWFNDMTVGDIYTVPVATKEGRVISENIDGLIAKGQISTQFIDENPTGSMSSIESLTSCDGRILGTISSIDRVGKGLYKNSEIVGEHKIFESGIKYFR, from the coding sequence TTGGATTTTAAAAGAATTTTTATCGAGAAGAATGAAGGGTTTAATACTGAAGGACAATTGTTGTTAAAAGATTTTAGAGATTATTTAGGAATAGAAAATTTAAGTAAAGTAAGAACAGTCAATGTATATGATTTAATAAATGTAACAGAAGAGGAAAAAGAACTGATAGTAAAGGAAATACTCTTTGAAGAAATCTTAGATAATAAATATGAAAATAACCTTCCAATTAAAGATAGTGAAAGATTATTTAGAGTTGAATATCTAAAAGGTCAATATAATCAAAGAGAAGACTCTACAAATCAGATGATTAGGATCTTAACACAAAATGAAAATATAATAGTGCAAAATTCAAAGATAGTAATCTTAGAAAATATAACAGAAGAAGAACTAAATAAAATAAAGAAATATTATATAAATCCAATAGAGATGAAAGAAGTTGCCATAGATAGCTTTACCTTTGAAAAAGAAGATGAAGCAACAGAAGAAATTGAAATAATAGATGGTTTTATAAATATGACAGAAAATGAGCTTATATCTTTTAAATCAAAGTATGGAATAGGTATGGATATAGAAGATATTTTATTCTGTCAGAAGTATTTTAAAGACGAAGATAGAAACCCAACTATTACTGAACTAAAGCTAATAGACACCTATTGGTCAGATCACTGTAGACATACTACTTTTATGACAGAGATTACAGATATATCTATGGATGAAGGAAAATATAAAGAAGTATTCCAAAATGCATTAGATGAATATATAAAATCTAGAGAATTTGTTTATGAAAATAAAGAAAGACCAGTTTGCTTAATGGATTTGGCTACTATAAATATGAAGGAAACAAAGAAAAAGGGTCTATTAAATGATAAGGAAGAATCAGATGAGGTTAATGCTGCCAGCATTGAAATAGATGTAGACGTTAACGGTACAAATGAAAGATGGCTATTGATGTTTAAAAATGAGACTCATAATCATCCTACAGAGATGGAGCCTTTCGGTGGTGCATCTACTTGTCTCGGAGGTGCAATAAGAGACCCATTATCAGGTAGAGCATATGTATATCAGGCCATGAGAATTACAGGGGCAGCAGATCCAAGACAAAAATATGAAGATACTTTGCCTGGGAAATTACCTCAAAGAAAGATTACTCAGACTGCAAAGGCAGGATATAGTTCCTATGGATACCAAATAGGTGCTGCAACAGGATATGTTAAAGAAATATATGACAAAGGTTATATGGCAAAGAGAATGGAACTAGGTGCATTAGTTGCCGCTGCTCCAAAGGATGCTGTATATAGAGGAAATTCTGAGCCGGGAGATTTGATTGTCCTAGTAGGTGGCAAGACAGGTAGAGATGGATTAGGCGGAGCGGTTGGTTCATCTAAGGAACATACGGAGGAATCTCTACACACATCGGGGGCAGAAGTCCAGAAGGGAAATCCGGCAGTAGAAAGAAAAATAGTTCGTCTATTTAGAAATGAAGAAGTATCTAAAATGATTAAAAAATGTAATGACTTCGGTGCTGGTGGAGTTTCAGTAGCCATAGGAGAATTGGCAGACGGACTTTTCATTGAATTAGACAAAGTGCCACTAAAATATCCTGGTCTTGATGGTACAGAGATTGCATTATCTGAGTCTCAAGAAAGAATGGCAGTTGTTATTGCACCTGAAGATCTAGAAAGATTTATGTCCTTTGTTGAAGCAGAGGATTCAGAAGGCACAGTGGTAGCTAAGGTTACAGAAGAAAAAACTCTTAAAATGGTATGGAGAGGAAAAACTATTGTCAATATCAAGAGGAGTTTCTTAGATACCAATGGTATAAGAAAAAAGAATAAAGTTAATATAGAACAACCTATTAAAGAATTATATTTAGATAAAATTCCATCTTATGTAGAAGGAAAAGATATTAGAGATGCTTTTATAGAAAATATAAAGGATTTAAACATCTGTAGCCAAAAGGGTTTAATAGAGGGATTTGACCATACAGTAGGATCAAGTACAGTATTGATGCCTTTAGGTGGTAAATATGGTCTTACTCCAACAGAGGGAATGGTAGCAAAGATTCCTGTATTAGAAGGAGAGACAAATACTTGCTCTTTAATGAGTTATGGCTACGAACCAAAGCTTTCAAAATGGAGTCCATTCCATGGTGGATATTATGCTGTTATAGAATCTGTTGCAAAAATTGTAGCCATGGGTGGAGATTACAAAAAGATAAGATTAACTTTCCAAGAATACTTTGAAAGGATTGGAGATGATCCAACTAAATGGGGAAAACCATTTTCTGCACTACTTGGCGCATTTCTAGTGCAAAAAGAATTAGATACTCCAAGTATAGGCGGAAAGGATAGTATGAGTGGTACATTTGAAGATATTCATGTTCCACCAACATTAGTTAGTTTTGCAGTGGCTACAGACAAAGTAGAGAATATTATATCTCCAGAATTTAAAAAGACGGATTCAACTGTAGCTTTAATAAAATTGGATATAGATGAAGATGGTATGATTGACTTCAATCAACTAAAGTCAAATTACTCCTTAATTAAAGAATTAATAGATAAAGGTGAGATTATTTCAGCTTCCACAGTTAAATTTGGCGGAGTCGCAAGATCTATTGCTGAGATGGCTATGGGCAATAAAATAGGCTTTAGACTGAATGAAATCAGCAAAGAAGATTTGTTTAAGCCACTATATGGTTCCATAGTAGTTGAATTGAAGGATGAAGCAGCATTAGGAAATATTAATTATAGAGTTCTTGGAACTACAATAGAAGCAGAACATATAGAAATAGATAAAGAGATTATTCAATTAGATTTCTTAATTAAATCTTTTGAAGAACCATTGGAAGAAGTATTTCCATTATATAGAGACAAAGATAATGAAGAAGATATTAAATTTGAAAAAGGCGAAATAGTAAGAAAAGCTAGTATAGCAAAGCCAAGAGTTTTAATACCAATATTTACAGGAACTCATGGAGAATATACTATGGCTAGATGTTTTGAAGAAGCTGGTGGTGAAGTAGATGCCTTTGTATTTAAAACTTTATCTTTAACAGATATGGAGGAATCATATAAGGAATTAGCAAGAAAAATTAAGGACTATCAAATAATAGGACTACCAAATGGTTCACTATTAGGAGATGAACCAGAGACAGGCGGAAAATTAATGAAATTGATATTAAGCAATTCCTATGTAATGGAAGAGATTAACAATCATCTATATAAGAGAGATGGTTTAATCCTTGGGGTAGGTGCTGGTTTCCTAGGTCTGATGAAGTTAGGACTTATGGCTCCTTCAACAAGTATTACCTACAACAAGAATGGACAGTTTATCTCAAAATTAGCCAATATTAAGGTAAGTTCAAACCTGTCACCTTGGTTTAATGATATGACAGTGGGAGATATATATACTGTGCCAGTAGCTACAAAAGAAGGAAGAGTAATAAGTGAGAATATAGATGGTTTAATAGCTAAGGGACAAATTTCAACTCAATTTATAGATGAGAATCCAACGGGTTCAATGTCTAGTATAGAATCTTTAACTAGCTGTGATGGTAGAATCTTAGGAACTATTTCATCTATAGATAGAGTAGGAAAAGGACTATATAAGAATTCAGAAATCGTAGGAGAGCACAAGATATTTGAATCAGGTATAAAATATTTTAGATAG
- a CDS encoding alpha/beta hydrolase: MKLLRKIAIVALIISILAILILPNRTPKIEGENSVAVIEKIKLGGLEQTILIRGKDTSNPVLLFLHGGPGYPQISFARRYEKRLEDSFVVVNWDQRGSGMSYSSNIPKESMNRGQFIEDTKELIDYLCEKYQKEKIYLVGHSWGTELGLYVIDKYPEKVAAFISVGQVVDGIESEVVSYDYVLEMANKNKNQKAMNDLVRIGRPPYKNTVSDTATQRRWLSKYGGVERKVNTLKYIVLGSIFSPEYTGIDGIKFALGNKFSADTMWGHNKDLDFIRDMPEVKVPIYFCAGRYDYNTPSVLTEEYYNQIIAPKKEFIWFEESAHFPIFEEHEKFNELVIRIKDNIESEVNHGKFKHR, from the coding sequence ATGAAACTATTAAGAAAAATAGCAATAGTAGCTTTAATAATATCTATATTAGCCATATTAATTTTGCCAAATAGAACACCAAAGATAGAAGGTGAAAATAGTGTAGCAGTTATAGAAAAAATTAAATTGGGTGGATTAGAACAAACTATTTTAATAAGAGGAAAGGATACTTCTAATCCAGTTTTACTCTTTTTACATGGGGGACCTGGATATCCTCAAATATCATTTGCTCGTAGATATGAAAAAAGGCTAGAAGATAGCTTCGTAGTTGTTAATTGGGACCAAAGGGGTTCTGGTATGTCTTACTCATCTAATATTCCAAAAGAGTCTATGAATAGAGGTCAGTTTATAGAAGACACAAAAGAGCTTATTGATTACCTTTGTGAAAAGTATCAAAAAGAAAAGATATATCTAGTAGGTCATTCTTGGGGAACAGAACTTGGTTTGTATGTAATAGATAAATATCCAGAAAAAGTAGCTGCCTTTATAAGTGTGGGACAAGTCGTTGATGGAATAGAAAGTGAAGTGGTCTCATATGACTATGTCCTAGAAATGGCTAATAAGAATAAGAATCAAAAAGCCATGAATGACTTAGTGAGAATTGGAAGACCCCCTTATAAAAACACCGTTAGCGATACTGCAACACAGAGAAGATGGTTATCTAAATATGGAGGAGTAGAAAGAAAAGTAAATACATTAAAATATATTGTTTTAGGCAGCATATTCTCACCAGAATATACTGGAATAGATGGAATAAAATTTGCTTTAGGTAATAAATTTTCTGCGGATACAATGTGGGGTCATAATAAGGATTTAGATTTTATTAGAGATATGCCAGAAGTAAAAGTACCTATTTACTTCTGTGCAGGTAGATACGATTATAACACTCCATCTGTGCTGACTGAAGAATACTATAATCAGATAATAGCACCTAAAAAGGAATTTATATGGTTTGAAGAATCAGCTCATTTTCCGATTTTTGAAGAGCATGAAAAGTTTAATGAACTAGTTATACGAATAAAAGATAATATTGAAAGTGAGGTTAATCATGGAAAATTTAAGCATAGATAG
- a CDS encoding nuclear transport factor 2 family protein produces MNEHIVKKFWNLMSDGMFDEIGELMEENADVWLPNTRELFRGRDKYINFNKKYPGRWIITLDKIFSKDDIVVSAVKVEAGDKSSSFYANSFFTINNGLISEIVEYWGDNGEPPQWRVEESLSERY; encoded by the coding sequence ATGAATGAACATATAGTTAAGAAATTTTGGAATCTAATGAGTGATGGAATGTTTGATGAAATAGGAGAATTAATGGAAGAAAATGCAGATGTATGGTTACCAAATACTAGAGAACTTTTTAGAGGTAGAGATAAATATATCAATTTTAATAAAAAATATCCCGGTCGGTGGATAATAACTTTAGATAAAATTTTCTCTAAGGACGACATAGTCGTTTCTGCCGTAAAGGTAGAAGCAGGGGATAAGTCAAGTAGTTTCTATGCCAATTCTTTCTTTACTATTAATAATGGGTTAATCAGTGAAATAGTAGAATACTGGGGAGATAATGGTGAGCCACCTCAATGGAGAGTTGAAGAATCATTATCAGAAAGATATTAA
- a CDS encoding alpha/beta hydrolase, with translation MKGILKVMGIIIGLIIIFIGVSYINHRIHLSKEDELFVPNGEMVEVNGHQMYIYTEGEGDKTLVFMSGGGTCSPTLDFKSLYSLLSDKYRIVVVEKAGYGFSDIVDIDRDIDNILSETREALLKAEISGPYILYPHSMSGIEALYWAQKYPGEVTAIIGLDMAVPESYEEYNIDIPLIKLSAFAANAGITRWIPGIWESDAIKYGTLTDEEKELYKVVFYRRTATKTMLNEVQEIKKNASIVKESGVPNVPILMFSSNGQGTGWNENEWRDFHKNYMKNTQDGEMVDLNCSHYVHDIEYKKIADETKKFIENLN, from the coding sequence ATGAAAGGAATATTAAAAGTCATGGGGATAATTATTGGGCTAATTATTATATTTATAGGAGTTAGCTATATTAATCATAGAATTCATTTATCTAAAGAAGATGAGTTATTCGTCCCAAATGGGGAGATGGTAGAAGTAAATGGACATCAGATGTATATATATACAGAAGGGGAAGGAGATAAGACATTAGTATTTATGTCAGGCGGTGGTACATGCTCTCCTACTTTAGATTTTAAATCACTCTATTCACTTCTGAGTGATAAATATAGGATTGTAGTAGTAGAAAAAGCAGGATATGGATTTAGCGATATTGTAGATATAGATAGAGATATTGATAATATTTTATCTGAAACAAGAGAGGCACTTTTGAAAGCTGAAATAAGTGGACCATATATTTTGTATCCACATTCAATGTCAGGAATTGAAGCATTATATTGGGCTCAAAAATATCCAGGTGAAGTAACAGCAATTATAGGACTTGATATGGCAGTTCCAGAATCTTATGAGGAGTACAATATTGATATACCCTTAATAAAACTATCGGCTTTTGCAGCTAATGCAGGAATTACAAGATGGATTCCTGGTATATGGGAAAGTGATGCTATAAAATATGGAACATTAACAGATGAAGAAAAAGAGTTATATAAAGTTGTTTTTTATCGAAGAACAGCAACGAAAACAATGCTAAATGAAGTGCAAGAAATCAAGAAAAATGCAAGTATAGTGAAGGAAAGTGGAGTTCCCAATGTTCCTATATTAATGTTTTCATCTAATGGACAAGGAACTGGTTGGAATGAGAATGAGTGGAGAGATTTTCATAAAAATTATATGAAAAACACTCAAGATGGAGAGATGGTTGACTTAAATTGTTCCCATTATGTTCATGATATTGAATATAAAAAGATAGCAGATGAAACTAAAAAGTTTATTGAGAATCTGAACTAA
- the purM gene encoding phosphoribosylformylglycinamidine cyclo-ligase: MSLTYKDAGVDKEAGYKEVQLIKGMIKKTHIPGVLSDIGGFAGLFQLDTKSFEEPVLVSGTDGVGTKLRLAFMADKHNTIGEDCVAMCANDILCQGAKPLFFLDYIATGKLIPEKMASIVEGVSNGCIKAGCALIGGETAEMPGFYKDDEYDVAGFCVGVVDKKKIIDGSTIEEGDYIIGLPSSGVHSNGFSLVRKIVFDKMNMKIDDYIEELGCSIGEELLKPTRIYTNPVYELVEKFNVKGLSHITGGGFYENIPRMLPEGLTVEINTQKINTPTIFKLLQQWGNIAIDEMYGTFNMGIGMVMAVDKEELDDIKNLLEEKEEDFVVLGQVKKGAEGVVLCHQ; the protein is encoded by the coding sequence TTGAGCTTAACATATAAAGATGCAGGTGTAGATAAAGAAGCGGGATATAAAGAGGTACAGCTTATTAAAGGAATGATTAAGAAAACCCATATTCCAGGAGTTTTGTCGGATATAGGAGGATTTGCCGGACTTTTTCAACTAGATACTAAATCCTTTGAAGAGCCAGTTTTAGTATCAGGAACAGATGGAGTAGGTACAAAACTTAGACTTGCATTTATGGCAGACAAACACAATACTATAGGAGAAGATTGCGTAGCCATGTGTGCCAATGACATTCTGTGTCAAGGTGCTAAACCTTTATTTTTCCTAGACTATATAGCCACAGGAAAGTTAATTCCTGAAAAAATGGCAAGTATAGTAGAAGGCGTATCAAATGGATGTATAAAAGCTGGATGTGCATTAATAGGTGGAGAAACGGCTGAAATGCCAGGATTTTATAAAGACGATGAATATGATGTGGCAGGTTTTTGTGTCGGAGTAGTAGATAAGAAGAAAATAATCGATGGATCAACCATAGAAGAAGGAGACTATATAATAGGACTACCTTCCAGTGGAGTTCATAGCAATGGTTTTTCACTAGTTAGAAAGATTGTATTTGATAAAATGAATATGAAAATAGATGATTATATAGAGGAACTAGGATGTAGCATAGGAGAAGAACTTCTAAAGCCAACGAGAATATATACAAACCCAGTATATGAATTAGTGGAAAAATTCAATGTAAAGGGACTAAGCCATATAACAGGCGGAGGATTTTATGAGAACATTCCAAGAATGTTACCTGAAGGATTAACTGTCGAGATAAATACACAGAAAATAAATACGCCAACTATATTTAAATTATTGCAACAATGGGGAAACATAGCTATCGATGAAATGTATGGTACTTTTAATATGGGAATAGGCATGGTTATGGCAGTAGATAAAGAGGAATTAGATGATATTAAGAATTT
- the purF gene encoding amidophosphoribosyltransferase, translating to MSGVVGIYSKERNNVSNIIYYGLYALQHRGQVSTGIAVNNNGFVDYFKDLGLVHEVFPKETMERLRGNIGIGHIRYATTGDTTTINAQPLVVGYRKGALALAHDGAVVNFEKLRDGLEEQGAIFQSELDTEVIANLIARYHKDNIEDAIIKALDDINGTYGLVIMTTDKLIGARDQYGVKPLSIGKLGEDYILASETCAFDTIGAEFIRDVEPGEIVIIDEKGLKSIRRKAYDKRLCLFEIIYFARPDSKLENKSIYLARIEAGKQLAIESAVDGDIVIGAPDSGTIPAIGYAEQAKIPYAEGLIKNRYVGRTFIQPTQELREQGVRIKLNVLKENVEGKRVILVDDSIVRGTTIKRTIEMIKNAGAKEIHVRISSPPVLHPCYLGMDTPTKENLIAAQMSKEEIRKLIGADSLEYLSLEGLLKSAGGKEFCTGCLDGNYPIDKE from the coding sequence TTGAGTGGAGTTGTGGGAATTTACAGTAAGGAAAGAAATAATGTATCGAATATAATATATTATGGATTATATGCCCTACAGCATAGGGGTCAAGTAAGTACTGGAATTGCAGTAAATAACAATGGATTTGTAGACTACTTCAAAGACTTAGGATTAGTTCACGAGGTCTTTCCAAAGGAAACTATGGAAAGACTTCGAGGAAATATAGGTATAGGTCATATAAGATATGCAACTACTGGAGATACAACGACAATTAATGCACAGCCTTTAGTTGTAGGATATAGAAAAGGAGCTTTGGCTTTAGCCCATGATGGTGCAGTAGTAAATTTTGAAAAACTAAGAGATGGGCTTGAGGAGCAAGGTGCTATATTTCAATCGGAATTAGATACAGAGGTTATAGCAAATCTAATAGCCAGATACCATAAAGATAATATAGAAGATGCCATAATAAAAGCATTAGACGATATAAACGGAACATATGGATTAGTCATAATGACAACAGATAAACTAATAGGAGCAAGAGATCAATATGGGGTCAAGCCTCTTTCCATAGGCAAACTAGGAGAAGATTATATTTTAGCTTCAGAAACCTGTGCTTTTGACACCATAGGAGCGGAATTCATAAGAGATGTAGAACCAGGTGAGATAGTTATTATAGATGAAAAGGGACTGAAATCTATTAGAAGAAAAGCATATGATAAAAGACTATGTCTATTTGAAATAATATACTTTGCAAGACCAGACAGTAAGCTTGAGAATAAAAGCATTTATTTAGCAAGGATAGAAGCGGGAAAACAGTTGGCAATAGAATCGGCAGTAGATGGAGACATAGTAATAGGAGCTCCAGATTCAGGAACGATACCTGCCATAGGCTATGCAGAACAAGCTAAAATTCCATATGCAGAAGGTTTAATAAAAAATAGATATGTAGGTAGAACTTTTATACAACCAACTCAAGAATTAAGGGAGCAAGGAGTTAGAATCAAATTAAATGTTTTAAAGGAAAATGTAGAAGGTAAAAGAGTAATTTTAGTAGATGATTCCATAGTTAGAGGAACTACAATAAAAAGAACAATTGAAATGATAAAAAATGCAGGGGCAAAGGAAATACATGTAAGAATATCTTCACCTCCAGTATTACACCCTTGCTATCTAGGTATGGATACTCCAACTAAAGAGAACTTAATAGCAGCTCAAATGTCTAAAGAAGAAATAAGAAAGTTAATAGGAGCAGATTCTCTAGAATATTTATCTTTAGAAGGATTACTAAAATCAGCAGGTGGAAAAGAGTTCTGTACTGGATGTTTAGATGGTAATTACCCAATAGATAAAGAATAA
- a CDS encoding GNAT family N-acetyltransferase, producing the protein MENLSIDRYIFESPRLGFRMWKESDREIFAKMNANNEVMRYFPKTLDSRETDDFLYRIQEHFKEKGYGLWAVELKDTKEFIGFIGLLNATFEADFTPCVEIGWRLDNKYWNKGYATEGAKACLEYGFNKLNLSSIYSFTAEINKPSENVMKKIGLKKVGGFNHPKVEDSSPLKPHVLYKISKKEYEEI; encoded by the coding sequence ATGGAAAATTTAAGCATAGATAGATATATATTTGAATCTCCTAGGTTAGGATTTAGAATGTGGAAAGAATCAGATAGAGAAATATTCGCTAAGATGAATGCTAATAATGAGGTAATGAGATACTTCCCAAAAACCTTAGATTCTAGGGAAACTGATGATTTTCTTTATAGAATACAAGAACATTTCAAGGAAAAAGGATATGGATTATGGGCAGTTGAATTGAAAGATACTAAGGAGTTTATAGGATTTATTGGGCTTTTAAATGCGACTTTTGAGGCTGATTTTACACCATGTGTTGAAATAGGGTGGAGACTGGATAATAAATATTGGAATAAGGGATATGCCACAGAAGGAGCTAAGGCTTGTTTAGAATATGGATTTAATAAGCTGAATTTAAGTAGCATATATTCTTTTACAGCAGAAATAAACAAACCTTCTGAAAATGTTATGAAAAAAATAGGTCTAAAGAAAGTCGGAGGATTTAATCATCCAAAAGTAGAAGATAGTAGTCCATTGAAACCTCATGTTCTATATAAAATAAGTAAGAAAGAATACGAAGAAATTTAG
- the purE gene encoding 5-(carboxyamino)imidazole ribonucleotide mutase gives MKVSIVMGSISDRGISEKVTKIFDKFGVEYETRVISAHRTPYQAVEFAEKAEENGTEVIIAIAGKAAHLAGVLAGVTSLPVIGIPAKSSTMDGLDSLLSVVQMPKGVPVATVAIDGGENGGLLAVQMLSIKYPELREKFKEYKKEMEREVEKMDYDLTQRK, from the coding sequence ATGAAAGTTAGTATAGTAATGGGAAGTATATCAGATAGAGGAATATCAGAAAAGGTCACCAAGATATTTGATAAATTTGGAGTAGAATACGAGACAAGGGTAATATCAGCTCATAGAACTCCATATCAAGCAGTAGAATTTGCAGAAAAAGCTGAGGAAAATGGAACAGAAGTAATTATTGCCATAGCTGGAAAAGCAGCACATTTGGCAGGAGTATTAGCAGGAGTAACTTCCTTACCTGTAATAGGAATTCCTGCAAAGTCTTCAACTATGGATGGATTGGATTCACTTCTTTCTGTGGTACAAATGCCAAAGGGTGTACCAGTGGCAACTGTTGCCATAGATGGTGGAGAAAATGGAGGACTTTTAGCAGTTCAGATGCTTTCTATAAAATATCCTGAACTAAGGGAAAAATTCAAGGAATATAAGAAAGAAATGGAAAGAGAAGTAGAAAAAATGGATTATGACCTAACACAGCGAAAGTAG
- a CDS encoding zinc dependent phospholipase C family protein produces MATWGAHIRIAEAILNIDNSLDEKCFLVGNVGPDCGEPNEDWSEFFPPKSVSHWINEDNLIEAEKFYEEYLNEEIEDNKLYSFLLGYYVHLLTDIEWSNMVDEKKKIDAEYKKLETDKKFIWTIKKDWYDLDHLYFRKNPNSIFHRIFKNIESFSDYLDYYPAGAVERQLKYISEFYTKYNGNPEREYIYLTEKEMNDFVNEKSNYIIELLKGKRK; encoded by the coding sequence ATGGCAACATGGGGAGCACATATTAGAATAGCAGAAGCTATACTTAATATAGATAATAGTTTAGATGAAAAATGTTTTCTTGTAGGCAATGTAGGACCAGATTGTGGAGAGCCTAATGAGGATTGGAGTGAGTTTTTTCCACCCAAATCAGTCAGTCATTGGATTAATGAAGATAATCTTATTGAAGCGGAGAAATTTTACGAGGAATATTTGAATGAGGAGATAGAGGATAATAAGTTATATTCCTTTTTATTAGGCTACTATGTCCATTTGTTAACGGATATTGAGTGGAGCAACATGGTAGATGAGAAGAAAAAAATAGATGCTGAGTATAAGAAATTAGAAACTGATAAAAAGTTTATATGGACTATTAAAAAAGATTGGTATGACTTAGATCACCTATATTTTAGGAAAAATCCCAATAGTATATTTCATAGGATATTTAAAAATATAGAATCCTTTTCCGATTATTTAGATTACTATCCTGCTGGAGCAGTTGAGAGACAATTAAAGTATATTAGCGAATTTTATACTAAATATAATGGTAACCCAGAGAGAGAATATATATATTTAACAGAAAAGGAAATGAATGATTTCGTAAATGAAAAATCTAATTATATTATAGAACTGTTAAAAGGAAAAAGAAAATAG